One Polyangia bacterium genomic window carries:
- the purM gene encoding phosphoribosylformylglycinamidine cyclo-ligase, protein MSDGNRPGLTYREAGVDIDAGDNLVDRIKPHVLRTMRPEVLAGVGGFAALCGLPSGYREPLLVSCTDGVGTKLKLAFISGKHSTVGVDLVAMNVNDLVVSGAEPLFFLDYFAAGALDVEVAEQVIAGIADGCQQAGCALIGGETAELPGFYAAGEYDLAGFCVGVVERSRRVDGSAIRAGDKLFGLASSGFHSNGYSLVRRVFLEHLKLPLDARLPGLDAPLGEVLMRPTRIYVKAIRALEKADLLRGAAHITGGGLVDNPTRMLPPGARLKLHLRLGSWDIPTVFDLLARGGNVAAEEMLRTFNMGIGMIACVPKGRAADARALLEAQGERVFDIGEVADSSVVDGPVEFSGRLPIAVASRPADHA, encoded by the coding sequence ATGTCAGACGGCAACCGCCCCGGGCTCACCTATCGTGAAGCGGGCGTCGACATCGACGCTGGCGACAATCTGGTCGATCGCATCAAGCCACACGTCTTGCGTACCATGCGCCCCGAGGTGCTGGCCGGCGTGGGCGGCTTCGCGGCGCTGTGCGGGCTGCCGTCCGGCTATCGCGAACCGTTGCTGGTGTCGTGCACCGACGGCGTGGGCACGAAGCTGAAGCTGGCGTTCATCAGCGGCAAGCACAGCACGGTCGGCGTCGATCTGGTGGCGATGAACGTCAACGACCTGGTGGTCAGCGGGGCCGAGCCGCTGTTCTTCCTGGACTACTTCGCCGCCGGCGCGCTGGACGTCGAGGTGGCCGAGCAGGTGATCGCCGGGATCGCCGACGGCTGCCAGCAAGCGGGCTGCGCTCTCATCGGCGGCGAGACGGCTGAGCTGCCCGGTTTCTACGCCGCCGGCGAGTACGATCTGGCCGGGTTCTGCGTGGGCGTGGTGGAACGCAGCCGGCGCGTCGACGGCAGCGCCATCCGCGCCGGCGACAAGTTATTTGGGCTGGCGTCGTCGGGATTTCATTCGAACGGCTACTCGCTGGTGCGGCGAGTTTTTCTGGAACACCTGAAGCTGCCGCTGGACGCCAGGCTGCCCGGGCTGGACGCGCCGCTGGGCGAGGTGCTGATGCGGCCGACGCGCATCTACGTCAAGGCCATCCGCGCCCTGGAAAAGGCCGACCTTCTGCGCGGCGCCGCCCACATCACCGGCGGCGGCCTGGTCGACAACCCGACGCGCATGCTGCCGCCGGGCGCCCGGCTCAAGCTGCACCTTCGCCTGGGCTCGTGGGACATCCCGACGGTGTTCGACCTCCTGGCTCGCGGCGGCAACGTGGCGGCGGAAGAAATGCTGCGCACGTTCAACATGGGCATCGGCATGATCGCCTGCGTGCCCAAGGGCCGCGCCGCCGACGCCCGGGCCCTGCTGGAAGCGCAAGGCGAGCGGGTGTTCGACATCGGCGAGGTGGCCGACAGCAGCGTCGTCGACGGCCCGGTCGAGTTCAGCGGTCGTTTGCCGATCGCCGTCGCCAGCCGCCCCGCGGATCACGCATGA
- the purN gene encoding phosphoribosylglycinamide formyltransferase: MRVGVLASGSGTNLQSLIDSAASGALGPASLAVVGVNVPDCGALARARGAGIPTFVVDHRGFAQRALFDQALLGALRLHDVELVVLAGFMRLLGADLLAAFPARVINVHPALLPAFPGVKAQAQSFAYGVKIAGCTVHFVDTGVDSGVVIAQAAVPVLDSDDAEALRLRILALEHQLLPAVVRAFAEGRVFVEGRRVRVVGEKASPDRLVSL, translated from the coding sequence ATGAGGGTGGGCGTCCTGGCGTCGGGCAGCGGGACGAACCTTCAATCTCTCATCGACAGCGCGGCGAGCGGCGCGCTGGGGCCGGCCTCGCTGGCGGTGGTGGGCGTGAACGTTCCCGACTGCGGCGCCCTGGCCCGGGCCCGCGGCGCCGGCATCCCCACCTTCGTCGTCGACCACCGCGGATTCGCCCAGCGGGCGCTGTTCGATCAGGCGTTGCTGGGCGCGCTGCGCCTGCACGACGTCGAGCTGGTGGTGCTGGCCGGGTTCATGCGTTTGCTGGGCGCCGACCTGCTGGCGGCGTTTCCGGCGCGGGTGATCAACGTTCACCCGGCCTTGCTGCCGGCGTTTCCCGGCGTGAAGGCGCAGGCCCAGTCGTTCGCCTACGGCGTGAAGATCGCCGGCTGCACCGTGCACTTCGTCGACACCGGCGTCGACAGCGGCGTGGTGATCGCCCAGGCGGCGGTGCCGGTGCTGGACAGCGACGACGCCGAAGCCTTGCGCCTGCGCATCCTGGCCCTGGAGCACCAGCTTCTGCCCGCGGTGGTGCGCGCCTTCGCCGAGGGACGGGTCTTTGTGGAAGGCCGCCGCGTGCGCGTCGTCGGCGAGAAGGCCAGTCCGGACCGGCTGGTCAGCCTCTGA
- a CDS encoding NAD(P)-binding protein, whose amino-acid sequence MDTNYYDVIVCGGELTGLIAAALLGRRGFRVLLVGHDADRPTFEAGGYTLPRGPALLPALDSPPVARVLSELNCVQVVRRRAPALQPGFQVVLPKHRFDVPADDDALLSELRREFGDNATVMLAATARLHETSAVLEPVLGAELTLPADGFWERREVARLESLLPKVGTDLLAPLPIEHPWRTVVAAPAALGSAFGPNDLGTVTQARSFVLARRGLHRLEGGTTALHALFLDKLGTFAGEKRERLTPVEIVQRRGKAVGIRFRPRDETIGAEHLIWAGPAAVMHGLCGEKPRKGRDTATGLHVACYRYGLALLVAADAIPEGMGSRVFLIADPNRPLLEENAIAVTVAPSSSSGREAGHVHIWAECLVPAPAVDGGPGYLRAVRGRVRKQLAKLLPFFAEHLAVLASPYDGLPAELPAGTKTPPVAVPALPMPPVYSAESARPLDVAGLPHATGIKNLYLAGRENLPGLGVEGEFVSAWGVLRLVAGTQPKKDVRRREVLLSEG is encoded by the coding sequence ATGGACACGAACTATTACGACGTCATCGTCTGCGGCGGTGAGCTGACCGGGCTCATCGCCGCGGCGTTGTTGGGGCGGCGGGGATTTCGCGTCTTGCTGGTGGGCCACGACGCCGATCGCCCGACCTTCGAAGCCGGCGGGTACACCCTGCCGCGCGGGCCGGCGCTGCTGCCGGCGCTGGATTCGCCGCCGGTGGCGCGCGTGCTCAGCGAATTGAACTGCGTCCAGGTGGTGCGTCGCCGGGCGCCCGCGCTGCAACCGGGCTTCCAGGTGGTCCTGCCCAAGCACCGCTTCGACGTGCCCGCCGACGACGACGCCCTGCTGTCCGAGCTGCGCCGCGAGTTCGGCGACAACGCCACCGTCATGCTGGCCGCCACCGCCCGCCTGCACGAAACCAGCGCCGTGCTGGAACCGGTGCTGGGCGCCGAGCTGACGCTGCCGGCGGACGGATTCTGGGAGCGGCGCGAGGTGGCGCGCCTGGAATCGCTGCTGCCCAAGGTGGGGACGGATCTGCTGGCGCCGCTGCCCATCGAGCATCCCTGGCGCACGGTGGTGGCGGCGCCGGCGGCGCTGGGCAGCGCCTTCGGTCCCAATGATCTGGGGACAGTCACGCAGGCGCGTTCTTTCGTGCTGGCCCGACGCGGGTTGCACCGTCTGGAAGGCGGCACCACCGCCCTGCACGCGCTGTTTCTCGATAAGCTGGGAACCTTCGCCGGCGAAAAGCGCGAACGCCTGACGCCGGTGGAGATCGTCCAGCGGCGCGGCAAGGCGGTGGGCATTCGCTTTCGCCCGCGCGACGAGACCATCGGCGCCGAACATTTGATCTGGGCCGGTCCAGCGGCGGTGATGCACGGCTTGTGCGGAGAAAAGCCGCGCAAGGGACGCGACACCGCCACCGGCCTGCACGTCGCCTGCTATCGCTATGGCCTGGCTTTGTTGGTGGCCGCCGACGCCATTCCCGAGGGGATGGGCAGCCGGGTCTTCTTGATCGCCGATCCGAACCGGCCGCTGCTGGAAGAAAACGCCATCGCCGTGACCGTCGCGCCCAGCAGCAGCAGCGGACGAGAGGCCGGCCACGTCCACATCTGGGCCGAGTGTCTGGTGCCGGCCCCGGCGGTCGATGGCGGTCCCGGCTACCTGCGCGCCGTGCGCGGCCGCGTGCGCAAGCAACTGGCCAAGCTGCTCCCTTTTTTCGCGGAACACCTGGCCGTGCTGGCCTCTCCGTACGATGGCCTGCCGGCCGAATTGCCGGCGGGTACGAAGACGCCGCCGGTCGCCGTGCCGGCTCTGCCCATGCCGCCGGTCTACAGCGCCGAGTCAGCGCGCCCCCTGGACGTCGCCGGCCTGCCGCACGCCACCGGGATCAAGAATCTTTATCTGGCTGGCCGCGAGAACCTGCCCGGTCTGGGCGTCGAGGGCGAGTTCGTCTCGGCCTGGGGCGTGCTGCGGCTGGTGGCCGGGACGCAACCGAAGAAAGACGTTCGCCGACGCGAAGTCCTGCTCAGCGAAGGCTAG
- a CDS encoding PilZ domain-containing protein, whose product MRRTAATFAVKNATSGRIQLCQAEDICPGGITIKRTKDASYKPRTPVALTFSLPGSPEEIAAEGVITSDTPVGSFRRTGVSFIALRPEHRQAIAGFCRRLQRRASR is encoded by the coding sequence ATGCGGCGCACGGCCGCCACGTTCGCGGTCAAGAACGCAACCAGTGGCCGGATCCAGCTTTGCCAGGCGGAGGACATCTGCCCGGGCGGCATCACCATCAAGCGAACCAAGGACGCCTCGTACAAGCCGCGCACGCCGGTGGCGCTGACTTTTTCGCTGCCGGGCTCGCCCGAAGAGATCGCCGCCGAAGGGGTGATCACCAGCGACACGCCGGTCGGTTCTTTTCGTCGCACCGGCGTCTCGTTCATCGCCTTGCGCCCGGAGCACCGCCAGGCCATCGCCGGGTTCTGCCGCCGCCTGCAGCGTCGCGCCTCGCGCTGA
- a CDS encoding Trm112 family protein: MPLNKELIEILACPKCKGPLTLRPDESAFECARCRLAFAVTDEIPNFIIEEAQPLVE, translated from the coding sequence GTGCCGTTGAACAAAGAGCTGATCGAGATCCTGGCCTGTCCAAAATGCAAGGGTCCGTTGACTCTGCGCCCGGACGAAAGCGCCTTCGAATGCGCCCGCTGCCGGCTGGCCTTTGCAGTGACCGACGAGATTCCGAACTTCATCATCGAAGAGGCGCAGCCTCTGGTGGAGTAA
- a CDS encoding (Fe-S)-binding protein has translation MKRVIFTVVLLGALAFFAWTVRRFARLILGGRPDVRTDHPGDRVASVMTYFFGQKKVVEKTVIPAARAKRLVSAIGSKYHFLIFWGFIIITVGTGETLLQGIFPSFALTDLLGPTLGRFLYATIDVSNVLVLATIVFAVFRRVVLKPRLIPMSRDAAAILGAIALLMITHYGIHGLRAAAGAGQAGFPLSNAIGDALAGLSAPTAMAWSEVCWWLHVVVVLAFLNYLLYSKHSHIIAALPNIYFRKLGQRGILPKLNMEADDMAATGVVSEYKDFTWKSLLDGYACTECARCSNFCPAYNTGKPLSPMQVIHDVRDDMKSRMPDKGPLDHIISRFQHARVEADELDRVIPLIGGRTTEDVLWACTSCGACQEVCPVFIDHPEKILQMRQNLVLVQEKVPTDLARTFTNLERNGNPWGLGADKRMDWADGKNVPTLDDKPDAEYLLWVGCAGAYDDRIKKQTLALVDILREGGVDFAVLGLEEGCSGDPARRAGNEMLYQMQAQQNVETMNAKKVKKVITACPHCLHTIKNEYPQLGGTFEVRHHTQVIRELMAGGKVEIDQQKAGGKTVALHDPCYLGRWNGEYDAPRDVLDGLPGTRIELPRNKQHGFCCGAGGGRMWMEEKIGTRVNHNRVDEVIASGADTVATACPFCTIMLRDGVQDRDAGEKVAVVNVSELVAKTMKRKKEIEATAAAAPPEST, from the coding sequence ATGAAACGCGTGATCTTCACCGTTGTCCTCCTCGGCGCTTTGGCCTTTTTTGCCTGGACCGTGCGGCGTTTTGCCCGCCTGATCCTGGGCGGACGCCCGGATGTCCGCACCGATCACCCGGGCGATCGGGTGGCGTCGGTGATGACCTATTTCTTCGGCCAGAAGAAGGTGGTCGAAAAAACCGTCATCCCGGCGGCCCGGGCCAAGCGCCTGGTCAGCGCCATCGGCAGCAAGTACCACTTTCTGATCTTCTGGGGCTTCATCATCATCACCGTCGGCACCGGTGAGACGCTGCTGCAGGGGATCTTCCCGTCGTTCGCCCTGACCGACCTCCTCGGCCCGACGCTGGGGCGTTTTCTCTATGCCACGATCGACGTGTCCAACGTGCTGGTGCTGGCGACGATCGTCTTCGCCGTCTTCCGTCGCGTGGTCTTGAAACCGCGCCTCATCCCGATGAGCCGCGACGCCGCCGCCATCCTGGGCGCCATCGCCTTGCTGATGATCACCCACTATGGCATCCACGGCCTGCGCGCCGCCGCCGGGGCCGGCCAGGCGGGGTTCCCGCTCTCGAACGCCATCGGCGACGCCCTGGCCGGGTTGTCGGCGCCCACGGCGATGGCGTGGTCCGAAGTCTGCTGGTGGCTCCACGTCGTGGTGGTGCTGGCGTTCCTGAACTACCTGCTTTACTCGAAGCACAGCCACATCATCGCGGCGCTGCCGAACATCTATTTTCGCAAGCTGGGCCAGCGCGGAATCCTGCCCAAGCTGAACATGGAAGCCGACGACATGGCCGCCACCGGCGTGGTTTCCGAGTACAAGGACTTCACCTGGAAGTCGCTCCTCGACGGCTACGCCTGCACCGAGTGCGCGCGCTGCTCGAACTTCTGCCCGGCGTACAACACCGGCAAGCCGCTGTCGCCGATGCAGGTCATTCATGACGTGCGCGACGACATGAAGTCACGCATGCCGGACAAGGGCCCGCTGGACCACATCATCAGTCGGTTTCAGCACGCCAGGGTCGAAGCCGACGAACTGGATCGCGTGATTCCATTGATCGGCGGGCGCACCACCGAAGACGTGCTGTGGGCCTGCACGAGCTGCGGCGCCTGCCAGGAGGTCTGCCCGGTCTTCATCGACCACCCGGAAAAAATTCTGCAGATGCGCCAGAACCTGGTTTTGGTGCAAGAAAAAGTCCCGACCGATCTGGCGCGCACCTTCACCAACCTGGAACGCAACGGCAACCCCTGGGGCCTGGGCGCGGACAAACGCATGGACTGGGCCGACGGCAAGAACGTCCCCACGCTGGACGACAAACCCGACGCCGAATATCTGCTGTGGGTGGGCTGCGCTGGCGCTTACGACGATCGCATCAAGAAGCAGACGCTGGCCCTGGTCGACATCCTGCGCGAGGGCGGCGTGGACTTCGCCGTGCTGGGCCTGGAAGAAGGCTGCTCCGGCGATCCGGCGCGCCGGGCCGGCAACGAGATGCTGTACCAGATGCAGGCGCAGCAGAACGTCGAGACCATGAACGCCAAGAAGGTGAAGAAGGTCATCACAGCCTGCCCGCACTGTCTGCACACCATCAAGAACGAGTACCCGCAGCTGGGCGGCACCTTCGAGGTGCGCCACCACACCCAGGTCATTCGCGAGCTGATGGCCGGCGGCAAGGTGGAGATCGACCAGCAGAAGGCCGGCGGGAAGACCGTGGCCTTGCACGATCCCTGTTACCTCGGCCGCTGGAACGGCGAGTACGATGCTCCTCGCGACGTGCTCGACGGTTTGCCGGGCACGCGCATCGAGCTGCCGCGCAACAAGCAGCACGGCTTCTGCTGCGGCGCCGGCGGCGGCCGCATGTGGATGGAAGAGAAGATCGGCACCCGGGTGAACCACAACCGCGTCGACGAGGTCATTGCATCCGGCGCCGACACCGTCGCCACCGCCTGTCCGTTCTGCACCATCATGCTCCGCGACGGCGTGCAGGACCGCGACGCCGGCGAGAAGGTCGCCGTGGTGAACGTCTCCGAGCTGGTGGCGAAGACAATGAAGCGAAAAAAAGAGATCGAAGCGACCGCGGCGGCCGCGCCGCCCGAATCCACCTAA
- a CDS encoding putative metalloprotease CJM1_0395 family protein, translated as MHIRIGGPDASSIGALRESAADRTRATGTGGDQSDGSAGGASSGVVISLSPEARKQLAQQSGGDGDSAAAAPDQTKDASGKDGADGSDQSAETKGPTKPLSPEEKQVVQKLEARDTAVRAHEAAHMAAGQGLTGGASYTYETGPDGRRYAVGGEVPVSLSPGRTPDETIQNAETVHAAALAPADPSAQDLEVAAQASQMEAQARQEKMAEQRDAVSAAVGGQSDRPAGAGTNAAAMPSGDPSHDSLMVFSAIKSERPQAAGGVVAHMHSGGDCAFCKQAVSRYAS; from the coding sequence GTGCACATACGAATTGGGGGTCCGGACGCGTCTTCGATCGGCGCCTTGCGCGAAAGCGCGGCGGATCGGACCCGTGCGACCGGCACGGGCGGAGACCAGAGCGACGGAAGCGCGGGTGGTGCGTCGTCGGGCGTGGTGATCAGTTTGTCGCCCGAGGCACGCAAGCAGCTGGCGCAGCAGAGCGGTGGCGACGGTGACAGCGCCGCGGCCGCACCCGATCAAACCAAGGACGCTTCCGGCAAAGACGGCGCCGACGGCAGCGATCAGAGCGCCGAGACCAAAGGTCCGACCAAGCCGCTTTCGCCCGAAGAAAAGCAGGTCGTGCAAAAACTGGAGGCGCGCGACACCGCCGTGCGCGCGCACGAGGCGGCGCACATGGCGGCGGGCCAGGGCCTGACCGGCGGCGCTTCGTACACCTACGAGACCGGCCCCGACGGACGACGCTACGCCGTCGGCGGCGAGGTGCCGGTGTCCCTGTCGCCAGGCCGCACGCCCGACGAGACCATCCAGAACGCCGAGACCGTGCACGCCGCCGCGCTGGCCCCCGCCGATCCTTCGGCGCAAGATCTGGAGGTCGCGGCCCAGGCCTCACAAATGGAGGCGCAGGCTCGCCAGGAAAAAATGGCCGAGCAGCGCGACGCCGTCAGCGCCGCGGTGGGCGGTCAATCCGATCGCCCGGCGGGCGCGGGTACCAACGCCGCCGCCATGCCCTCCGGCGATCCCAGCCACGATTCGTTGATGGTCTTCTCCGCCATCAAATCCGAACGCCCGCAGGCTGCCGGTGGCGTCGTCGCCCACATGCACAGCGGCGGCGACTGCGCCTTCTGTAAGCAGGCGGTCTCGCGCTACGCCAGTTAG
- the acs gene encoding acetate--CoA ligase, whose product MGNQSNGSGPGQGNDSTGVIQSVSRETRRFPPSSAFTSQALIKDQATYDRLYRRSIDDPEAFWSEMAVAELTWTKPWTKVLDWQLPWARWFDGGEINLSANCLDRHLGTRANKVALLWEGEPGEERKITYAELHQDVCRAANALKALGVGAGDRVAIYMPMIPEAAVAMLACTRIGATHTVVFGGFSAEALRDRINDCGAKLCITADGGYRRGKVIPLKGNVDKALRETPSIKACLVVRRTGEAIDFQAGRDHWWHERVPQASADCPPTSLPSEHPLFILYTSGTTGKPKGVVHTTGGFLLGAHLTTKYVFDLHETDVYWCTADIGWVTGHSYVVYGPLSNGATTVMYEGAPDSPDKDRFWSIVERHKVTVFYTAPTAIRAFVRWGNEYPQKHDMTSLRVLGSVGEPINPEAWMWYHEVIGGGRCPIVDTWWQTETGAIMMTPLPGITSTKPGSCTRPFFGVLPEIVKRDGSPCKPNEGGFLVIKKPWPSMLRGIHGDPERYVKAYWSEIPGVYFTGDGARCDEDGFFWVMGRVDDVLNVAGHRLGTAEIESALVSHPSVAEAAVVGPPHELKGQAVFAFVTLKGGQEPSPEMKKRLSDHVVKEIGALARPDEIRFTDALPKTRSGKIMRRLLKEIATTGVAKGDTTTLEDLGVLSRLSAARDDEE is encoded by the coding sequence ATGGGCAACCAATCGAACGGCTCGGGACCAGGGCAGGGCAACGATTCTACCGGTGTCATCCAGTCGGTCTCGCGCGAGACGCGGCGATTTCCCCCCTCGTCGGCCTTCACCAGCCAGGCGCTGATCAAAGACCAGGCGACGTATGATCGTCTGTATCGCCGATCGATCGACGATCCGGAAGCCTTCTGGTCCGAGATGGCCGTCGCCGAGCTGACCTGGACCAAGCCCTGGACCAAGGTGCTGGACTGGCAGCTGCCGTGGGCGCGTTGGTTCGACGGCGGCGAGATCAACCTGTCGGCGAATTGCCTGGATCGTCACCTCGGCACCCGCGCCAACAAGGTCGCGCTGCTGTGGGAAGGCGAGCCCGGCGAAGAACGCAAGATCACCTACGCCGAGCTGCACCAGGACGTCTGTCGCGCTGCCAACGCGCTGAAGGCGCTGGGCGTGGGCGCCGGCGATCGCGTCGCCATCTACATGCCGATGATCCCCGAGGCGGCGGTGGCCATGCTGGCCTGCACGCGCATCGGCGCCACCCACACCGTGGTGTTCGGCGGCTTCTCGGCCGAGGCGCTGCGCGATCGCATCAACGACTGCGGCGCCAAGCTGTGCATCACCGCCGACGGCGGCTACCGGCGCGGCAAGGTCATTCCCCTCAAAGGCAACGTCGACAAAGCGTTGCGCGAGACGCCGTCGATCAAGGCCTGCCTGGTCGTGCGCCGCACCGGTGAGGCGATCGACTTTCAGGCCGGGCGCGACCACTGGTGGCACGAGCGCGTGCCGCAAGCGTCGGCCGACTGCCCGCCCACCAGCCTGCCGTCCGAGCACCCGCTTTTCATCCTCTACACCTCGGGCACCACCGGAAAACCCAAAGGCGTCGTGCACACCACCGGCGGCTTTCTGCTGGGCGCGCACCTCACCACCAAGTACGTCTTCGATCTGCACGAGACCGACGTCTACTGGTGCACCGCCGACATCGGCTGGGTCACCGGCCACAGCTATGTGGTGTACGGCCCGCTGTCGAACGGCGCCACGACCGTCATGTACGAAGGCGCGCCGGATTCGCCCGACAAAGATCGCTTCTGGTCGATCGTCGAGCGTCACAAGGTGACGGTGTTTTACACCGCGCCGACCGCCATCCGGGCCTTCGTGCGCTGGGGCAACGAGTACCCGCAAAAGCACGACATGACCTCGCTGCGCGTGCTCGGCTCCGTCGGCGAGCCGATCAACCCCGAGGCGTGGATGTGGTACCACGAGGTGATCGGCGGCGGCCGCTGTCCGATCGTCGACACCTGGTGGCAGACCGAGACCGGCGCCATCATGATGACGCCGCTGCCGGGGATCACCTCGACCAAACCGGGCAGCTGCACGCGCCCGTTCTTCGGCGTGCTGCCCGAGATCGTCAAACGGGATGGCTCACCCTGCAAACCCAACGAGGGCGGCTTCCTGGTGATCAAGAAGCCGTGGCCGTCGATGCTGCGCGGGATCCACGGCGATCCCGAGCGATACGTGAAGGCGTACTGGTCGGAGATCCCCGGCGTCTACTTCACCGGCGATGGTGCCCGCTGCGACGAGGACGGTTTCTTCTGGGTCATGGGCCGCGTCGACGACGTGCTGAACGTCGCCGGCCACCGTCTGGGAACGGCGGAGATCGAAAGCGCGTTGGTCTCGCATCCCAGCGTCGCCGAGGCGGCGGTCGTCGGGCCGCCGCACGAATTGAAAGGGCAGGCGGTGTTCGCCTTCGTGACGTTGAAGGGCGGGCAAGAGCCGTCGCCCGAGATGAAGAAGCGGCTCAGCGACCACGTGGTCAAGGAGATCGGCGCCCTGGCCCGGCCCGACGAGATCCGCTTCACCGACGCGCTGCCGAAGACGCGCTCGGGGAAGATCATGCGGCGGTTGCTCAAAGAGATCGCCACCACCGGCGTGGCCAAGGGCGACACCACGACCCTCGAGGACCTGGGCGTGCTGTCGCGCCTGTCGGCCGCGCGCGACGACGAGGAGTAA
- a CDS encoding acylphosphatase: MVRGHVQGVGYRATTLEQARRFAVAGWVRNQPDGSVEVLAEGAEPAVLSFLEYLRRGPRGAHVTHVETEWTDANSDLQGFAIR; encoded by the coding sequence GTGGTGCGCGGGCACGTGCAGGGCGTGGGCTATCGCGCGACGACGTTGGAACAGGCGCGTCGTTTCGCCGTGGCCGGTTGGGTTCGCAACCAACCCGACGGCTCGGTCGAGGTCCTGGCCGAGGGCGCCGAGCCAGCCGTGTTGAGTTTTCTGGAATATCTGCGCCGTGGTCCGCGCGGCGCACACGTCACGCACGTTGAAACCGAGTGGACAGATGCGAATTCCGATCTGCAGGGATTCGCCATAAGGTAA
- a CDS encoding FAD-dependent oxidoreductase — translation MSGPLTATLSARAIVAPGIADLRFAMQSPAMLRFRGGQFVSLSVDPSLPRRSYSIASQSDRGESVRLILRVIEGGPASAYLMAMPLGAPLAMTGPHGFFTLEDQHPGDIVFAATGTGVAAVMPMLGELAARPATGRRLLAWGLRHPEDIFARDEIEALCRDAGVELDIHLSRPPSGWSGTSGRITGTLLRQFPQLAAPTFYLVGNGAMIDELKRALVEKGVNRKKQIRTEAFFD, via the coding sequence ATGTCCGGTCCCCTCACGGCCACGCTCAGCGCGCGAGCCATCGTCGCTCCGGGGATCGCGGATCTCCGATTCGCCATGCAATCGCCGGCCATGCTGCGCTTCCGCGGCGGCCAGTTCGTCTCGCTCTCGGTCGATCCGTCACTGCCCCGGCGCAGCTATTCGATCGCCTCGCAAAGCGACCGCGGCGAAAGCGTGCGCCTCATCCTGCGCGTGATCGAAGGTGGCCCAGCGTCCGCGTACTTGATGGCGATGCCGCTGGGAGCGCCGCTGGCCATGACCGGCCCGCACGGCTTCTTCACCCTCGAGGACCAGCACCCGGGCGACATCGTCTTCGCCGCCACCGGCACCGGCGTGGCGGCGGTGATGCCCATGCTGGGCGAGCTGGCGGCTCGACCGGCGACCGGCCGGCGCCTGCTGGCCTGGGGACTGCGCCACCCCGAAGACATCTTCGCCCGCGACGAGATCGAAGCCCTGTGTCGTGACGCCGGCGTCGAGCTGGACATCCACCTGAGCAGGCCGCCGTCCGGCTGGAGCGGAACGTCGGGCCGCATCACGGGCACCCTATTGCGCCAATTTCCCCAGCTGGCGGCGCCCACGTTCTACCTGGTGGGCAACGGCGCGATGATCGACGAGCTGAAACGCGCCCTGGTGGAAAAAGGGGTCAATCGCAAAAAACAGATCCGCACCGAGGCTTTTTTCGATTAA